In the genome of Agelaius phoeniceus isolate bAgePho1 unplaced genomic scaffold, bAgePho1.hap1 Scaffold_861, whole genome shotgun sequence, the window TATTTGGGTTCAGTAGGGAAGTCACTAGTAGCATTCTAAATCGTCTGGAATGAGAATAGCACAGGTGAACATCCTAGGTAAGCATCTCCTTACCATTTTCCTGCCGGCAGAGGGCCCTTTCTACTCAAACAGGGCAAAGCTCCTGTTTTGGCAAGTGTAATTTTAGCACATAAACTATTAAACTGTATAGAGAAAGCATGTTATATCCACAGTGTTTCCATGACCTATGCACATATACTAGACTAGTGCACTGCATGAGAAGagacttaaaaaatatttctttttccctcccccttcACTTCAATTGAAAATTGCTACTGCTGTTTCATTTATCTGGTGGTGTTTGATTAGAAGACATTGTGTACTGTAAATCAGCTTACTACACAAGTGGAACTTCTGAGTACAGCCAAAACTTAGAAGAGGATTAATTCCTCCATACTCGAACTTGAAGTGGAACACAGTCCAGCTGAAGAGTAAAGAGACTGTAGTCCAGCTGAAGATTCCAGACATCTAATTCTGGTTTTTCACTTTCTGAAGAGGTTCAGACTGCCTCCCTGGAAGCACTTATAAGTATATGCAGGGCTGCAGAAAGCATATTTTTATGATTTCAGAAGAAATAGAATAGCTTTCTGTAATTGCTGGGCAGCCTCAGATAAGAGGCAATTCCTGCCAATTCCCTGTGAAACAGCATTTCATCAGGCAAAAGCCAGCTACAAAGAAAAATTTGAGCGCAAACTCTGCAACTGTCCAAGAGCGCCAGTCTCCAGTGCTTGATGCATCACTAGTCACAGCCTGAAGCAAAGGCCTTTAGTGCTTAAACTCCAAAACTGCAAGAGAAAGGTACAATATTAGCTACATGTTGAAAGTAATTACCTTTACCAACCCACACCAGCATTTTCTGGCCAATATGAGCTAGCAGCTTGTTCAACTTTCTGCCAAAAGAAACTCAATAGGAAGAAAGCATATGaaacccaaaaatcaccatatgctgatttgttatttttctgtcaTAGTAGTTATCAACACTTAGTGTAAGTCAAAATAATTAGAAGCCATCAATAAAAAATGGCTTTGTACTTCAAGTACCTCAGGATAATGCTACAAGCATCCCTCAAGATATTCCTACCTGCCCAAGGTTCCTCCAGCCTGGGTGTAGTATTTGTTATAATCCAAGCGTAGCAGCAGTTGAGCTAAGTCGGAGTTTATCTGATGATTGCGAACGCTAGAGAGAATCTTGAAGAGAAGTGATGACTGACGACTGAATCCCTACAAATTTGAAGATGTCAGTTCTGGGCCTTctcagaagagaaggaaaacaagcaTCTCATCTCTGTTTCTGCCTACCCAGTCCTTTAACAGCCTGAAGAAGAGAGTCACTACAAGAGATGTGATGCTTGTGGTCCAGGATAAGGTAAGCTGTGAGCCACAAGAACTCCTAGATGTTAGTTATACAAAAGGAAGGGTAGAGGTACCAACCTCTGCCTCCTTTCTATTCCAGTATCTGCCCCCATTCTGCCTCTCTGTGGACACAGAATTTCCAACTCAAGTTGATTAGGTAAAATAATTACAAGCACTTACATAGAAGGTCTTGGCTTACACTCACAGTTGTTCTAGAGCTTTTAAAGCCAAGATAACTGCTTAGTTAAAATGTTTGCATGGGAGGAGAACAGATCCACAGAAACAAATTCACCTTCACCAAAATACTGAGTTGTGCAGCTCCCCGTTCATCTAAGGGACCCAGATTCTGACTGACCAGAGAACAAAAGCTATGACAAAGATCCAGAATTTCATTTAAGCAGTGGAAAACCTACATGGAATAAGAAGTACAAGTTAATAGTTGAAACAGAGTTTGTACacagagagaaagcagaaaagttGTAGCATTCATAACAAAGATGTTTCTGATACTGTACTTTTTATTCAGGAAGATATTGatgcagcattttaaaaaaaagttttctatgGAAAAAGGATTTAAATGTTATGCTGCatctcccctctgcccctcccaCAACCTTTTGCTGACTTTTCTGGGAAAACAGCAATTGGCATTAACCATCCAGATAGGCACAGGAGTTGAACACTGGCTTCTCTATCCAACCAGCAGGTCATCACTGCAGCTTCGGGATTAAGAAGGCAGGATAAAGACCAACAAGAGCTGTGGTTCAAGGCGTTGGTTTCACGGTCTGCTAAACTAGGAATTTCCATTGTATCAGTTATCTGACTGGGTAATTACTATTCTGACACCTTTATTCTATAATAACCTCATAGATGAGCACAGAGACATGTTTCATTGAAACTAACCTtctttgcaaatgtttttgTGATGCTGTTTATAAAAATACTTctaacttttctttttatttaaatgaaattaaaagtaGAAGACAAAATTTTTCCTAGTCTAACCCATATCTGTGAATCCCTCGGGAATACAGTTCCTTCAGGAATCCCAGCGCTATGCTCATTAGTTCTTCTTTAATAAAATAGCCTGTGATAAAAACATAGTGataaaatacaaattattaAGGTTAACTGAACACTGAAATAAGCTTGACTTAGAATTGCCAGGAATACAGAATTCACATTCACCAACTGTAAATTAGAAGATCTTAATTCAATTATCAGTTATAGTTTATACCTGCCTAACTCCTAGAATTGTAGTCTGCAGGAGATTATCACTGATCTGTTTTAAAAGATGCGATTTGTCATCATATCTGTTCAAAAAGATGTGTTTCTTAGGGCACTTGGATAATTGGTAGAAAAAGGTGAAAACAAGACCTACTTACAGGTTTTAGAAGGATGAAAGACTGAGCCAACAAATTACTTAGGAAATGATCATGAGCCAATCGTATACTCTCAAAATCTCTTGTGGCATTTATCTGCTGCAGAAGCTGTGAGAACTGAGACTCCAGTACATCGACCTGATGAGTATGTGAAGATACCTCATTAGTGGTTTGAGGAACTGGGAGTGCTTCAGACCAGCCAGAAGTTTGGAATAAGAAATTTACTTTCCTTATTGCTACTCTTATGTTACAGGCTGACGATCCCTTTCTCTCTGGCTGATCAATGAATTATATACAAGAGCAGTACATAATGAGGGGTATGCAACAATTTTTGATGCCTAAGTAATATCTAAGTTGAAAGGGAAATTGTGATTTTCTTTAACTAAGGAAAGGTATATGCTAGCATGTAGACAAAGGTATTTGATTGGAgtaatttctgaattttataCTGGGAGATACTATTTGGAATCTTAGGGCAAAGACTGCAGTACAAGAGCTCAGCCAGATTACTGTGAAGAATTTAGAAATCCAGGCTCCCTCTCAATTCtttaaaaaccaaccaaacaaaaaagcccaaaacttAACTCAAAGTAGAGTTTACTTAAAGAGGCCAGAGAAGGAACCAGGATGCTATCTTAATGATGGTCCTTCAGAGATGAGTGGTTTCTCACAAACATTTAGTAGCATTAGAGAGCTACTAAAGAACTCCTTCATTTCACTGATTCACAAATCCAAAAACTTCGTAATTGGAGCAGTAGTCTGGGAACTTGGAGGAAGCTCTAGACTTGCGAAGGAAATCCTGATTTCCTTAAGGTACAAGGAATCAGAAACCCGAGATAGGTCTTCAGTGCTCCCTCCATGCATTCCTTCCAGTTTCTGATTAACTGATACACTTTATCTTTCTCTGTAATACTGACCTGCAGATAATACTGAAGATTGTCCACAAGGAAAGCCATGTGATCCCTCAGACGCCACTTGATGGCATCTGTTCTATTAGATTTTAGGTGTTTACGTTGCATCTGGagagcccagcagtgctgcagctcagcctgaaCTCGTCGCACACTTAGCAGGTATTTGAACACAACGTTGTACCTACAATCAAAAAGTACAAAGTTGTTTAAGACTAAAATCTTCCTCTTTTACTGGAAAATGGAGTTACTGGAGTACTGGAGTTTAGTGTTACTGGAGTTATTGGAGAATGTAACAATGCAAGactggaaaaagaaacaggAGGTGACTGCCAATAGTTAGGGCCAGTCAGGTCATGGCCCATGTGCCCCATGGCACATCTTGCAGAGTAAGATTTCTGCTTGTACTGATTACTGACCTAAAAAATATGAAGTTAGTTTTCAGTGTAAGGAGGGGAATAAATGAAAACACTGTCAAAGTAGCGCTGTTTGTAAATCAGTGCAGATCTGTCAGCATCCTGCAGGTCTTACTGTCATTACAAGTACTTACAATATGGGTAAGTGGAATGAACCATTTTAAGGTTCAGGGAGCAATTGCTCTGTCTTTCTCTCCATAGAGAATAAAATCCCCCAACACAGTAGTGAATGCCTCACATCAGGGAACATACAGATGAATATAGAAAGACCATACCTAGTACTTACTTCTCGAGAACAGCAGGAGTAAAAAGAATGTGCAGTGGCCACTGAACTTTGTAAGAAagtcccagagctgcccatccagATGTGGGGGCCTCACGTGGAGATAATTCCCGGGAAGGCCCTTCACGAGTCTGAGAAGTATCTAAAAACAAATAAGGTGCTGAATTATGTCATCTTCTCAGTCAGTGCAACCATggcaaggaaaagggaaagaacagAATTAAGAAGAGCCAAAGTAGCCTAGGCCATCACATAGGGCAGTAAAGGGTAAAAATTAGTATTTCTTTAACTTGAGAGAAGGGTTAGTAATCAATTTAAAAACAAGGTCACCATCTCCCCTCTTAATTTACATCTAAAAATGCAAGAAGATACCTTTATGTTCCTTTCCATGATACTCAATGGTTAagtgaagaagaggaagaaggttGTCATCATCTAACAGTACCTTATGAGCAGACAGCTGAAATGCAATGTTGACATCTGACAACAAGAGAACATGTATCAGCACAAGATGATGCAGCTAGTGCTAATTTTGCACCCATTAATTATTTACTCTTGGTCCTAAAAGACAAAATTGATGCACTATTGACACTCTTTCAATTACAGTTTCAAATACCTGCCATCAGAAGCTTTCTGAGAGATTGTTTTCACTCACTTTCTGAGACATTCTAATTCACAAGTGCTGTAGTTTCAAAACTAGAGAGTCAAGAAAGAACTCTTCTGTACTGGACATGGCTTACCACTTTCCTGCTGTACCACAATGAGGCCAGTTTGGTTAGCAAATAAGCAACACTCACCATGTTCAGTTACAGCCGTAGGTGGTGTCTTTAACATGTGCTGTGCGGTGTCTATGAAAGCCTGAAACAGCTCACCTCTTCCCAAAAGGTAAAAGTCTTTTATAATCTGTGGAGATAAATTTGTTGTACCTAACATACTAAAAACTGAGCAGAAATTTTAAGCATCCTAGCTGATGGCACCCATTTTTATTATTTGGACAAGTGCTGTTTCTAAACACAGCTCTGAATTTCAATCACTGACCAAAAAGTCTACGTTGTGTTTGCTTCAAGATGCAAAGTACACATATCCCTCTAACTCTGTCTTTGAGCGTACACTGATAGAACTTGGCCAATCTTGAGACTGGAAAGTGAAAACAGCTTTACCTAAATGAAGAAAGCCCAGAGTGTAAGGCAGTGAAGTATTTaatagaaagaaacaaagaagagaagaaagagctGCTTAAGCAAAAATAAAGTAGCAGTTGCATTACCTTCAGTTGTCCTAGTAGATCCGATTCCTCCACCATCAGTTTCCAAAGATGCTAGTGAAGTACAAAAATCAAATGAAACAACAGAAATCTCCCATCAGAATTATCTCGGCCATTCAGAGATAAGATTAGCTGTGGTCTTAAAACACTTGCGATGCATACAAAAAGAGCACCTATACAAAATACTGCATAAAGTACAAGAGAACACAGTCAAGAGTCCTGTGCAGCAGCTCATGCTACCAGTTAAAATTCTTGATATATACTGGCAAAAAACTCTGCCTAAGAAACCTGAAGACCTGTGGCAAAAGAATGCAAATTTCTATGAAACCAGTTCTACTCCAGCTTTGTTCTTGATTCTCTAACCTCCCCCTTTTCCTAGgttctcctccctgccccaagtgaaaaaaaaaattaaaaattgccAAAGCACGTGCACAGCAAGATGCTATCTATTATGctgaaagcaaatgaaaagttctgaaataatttcaagtgaaattaaaaaaaaaacagaattcCCTTCTTTCCCTCATGAAAGAGCATAGTATTTGTTAATGACCTTTTGTCACTAGAAGTTTGGTTTACATGAAGCTCTGAGACCACTTAGAACAGCTGCACCATTGACATGTTTGTTCAATCACTGGCACTGACGAGCCCTCTTCTTCCAAGTCCTCAACAAAACTTAAGAGCTTCTTAGCCTGCACAGTAGTTACCCTTCCTAGGACGCTCACCTCAGCAACAGTGCTCCGTATCCAGTCAACCACTGATTCAAAGTCCACCAAACTAAAAAGCGGTTGCTGCTTGAGTCGATGTAGTTCTGCTGCAAAAGTGTCCTCCTGGTTTTTTAGGATGGAGCCTGTGCAGCAATGAGAAGAATTTCAGAGAGTAAAAACGGATGCCATTTGGAGACGTGCAGACAGAACAGAGGAACAGAAAGGCTGTCCAGGCAGCACTGTTTCAGGTCTGGCAAGGAATGTGAAGAGGAGGCTTCCAAGTACAAGTATACAAAGGTATAACATTACTATTGCATGTACAGTTGCAGTATATTTACTtgccttggcagtgctgtggtATCAGTAAAACCCCCAAATATTTTCTACATAAATGGTTTCTGCTAAAAGCCCTTTTTCGAGGACTGAGCTAGATCTTCAAACCCACAAACTTTTCTGCAACATTACCAGCTGGTTTGGGTCTCCCCTTACCTCTGCCCCTTTCAAATCTATCCTACTGCCTGAACTTGGggactttgttgtttttttaaccAACTGAGGTAGAAGAcaaattttttccccccttgctTCTGCTACTGCAAGAAAACAGTCCACCTGAATTGGTCCTTTGTTCTCTGTAATGTCACTCAAGTAATTTAAGTACTTTCGCATAGGCATGCTCAAGTACCACACAGTCCTCCCCGACTGGCGTAGAAATATATTTCCCAAACCACTCTCAATGTAAACTTTTCAAGCTCTCAAAGTGAACTATCAGGTAGAAACTTCTCTCCCTTGCTGTCTTTAAGGCTCCATATAATTTGTCTTTCATAGCAACTTTGGCACTACCTTGCAAGTGAATCTCTCATGTTTGTGGATGCAAATTAATCCCATGACACCATTCTGCAATATATACACTCAAAGCAAGATGTGCCTTTGTGTCAGTTTGCAGCCTTTAGGGAGAGGGATgcaaactgaaaagaaaacaaggcCTTTACAATTGCTTTATGCAGAGCAAATCACATGGTAACTTGCTGCTGGAAACTTGGAGACTATGTTTGGAAAGTGTTATCTACTCATCCTGTTCTTACACCTCTCCCTTGGAATCAATCAGAAGCAGAACACTGGGACTactgctctgtcctggcacaacTATCCATACAGTCTGAAGAATAATGGCCAATAGTCAGTGACTGTTGAGGAATTCATTAATGTGACATTTTGGAAACTACATGTCAGTCTCTCCTAACTGAGGAAAGGTTGCAAGATGTTCCTTACCTTTTCTGGTCAGGTTAACATTCTGATTCTCAAACATCTGAACAGATTCTCCCACAAAGAGGATCTTCTCAGCAACTCGTACAGGAATGTATGAAGGCAGCATTTCTACTCTCAAAGAAAACTGCTTTAGAGATGGAGCTAACATGTTCTCCTCCTCAATCAAGCGCTGCCAGAGACaccagggaaaacaaaaatcaagtGCAAAACAGTGTCAGAAAACCAGACAGAAAAGGTGTATAAAGGGGGGTGTGTGTGAGGGGGGCATTTAAGAGCTTTGGAAGGAAGCAGAAAGGTAGTGGAACTGATTTGTATCATTTAACTAAGCCAGTAATCTTCCTTATACTTCTGGTATGTTAGCAGATCCCCCTGGAGATATTGGTTCCATCAGAGTGcagcagaagggagaaaaagaggctAAAACTTTGTGGAACAGCAACAAATTGGCTGTATTAAAGGGTTATGATACATAAGAAAAATGAGTGTTGTTGCTGCCATAAAAATGTTAACTAGCATTACCAAAAATAATCCTTCCCTACACCCATTCTTATGTTTCAACACTGTTAGAACACTTGTGATACAGGCCAAATATAAACACTTCCACTAGTGAGCAAATAGGATAAAGATCCAAAGGCTTACTAGCAAAGATAAGGCAATTTTCTCAGTTCCTGTGAAAGCTGTCTTAGAACAATACAGTaagttattaattttttttctgaatgttaATAAGAAACTCCAGGTATGGAGGCAAGATCTTCCTTCAGGAATGAAATAATAATCTCATCTGGCTTTCTTGTTACTGGAGAATTAGTTTCAGTGGTCCGTAATCCAGAAAAAATCACCCACAGTTTTGAGAATGTTTGCCATCTATAAAATTCTTCATTTCAATAGGAGAATTCAGTAATAATTTGTATACTGATGCTAACAAGTTGGCAATTCTTAAGATTCTAGCAACACTTTTAGATGAGGCAATACCCAAGTATTTTATGATCTATTCCACTAAAACTCAAGAGTTCCTATTTTACTCTTTGACTGAAGAATTGCCAATGCTGTTAGTCGATAAGTGAAGAAAGAAGTTGCTTAGTCTACAATTTCCACCATGGACCTAGAAGACTCAACAATTTTCACTTTCTTTATCCAATATAGCGAAGTAACAGATTTTTCCACTAActgccttttaaattttttccctgtttttctctgGGTGTAGTCTGTTTTCAGCCCTGTTGGCACAGGGGACCCAATTAGTATGCAACACAGTTTCTGTGTAGACACAGCAAAGCTGCATGTACCACACTAACTCCATAAGTGCCCATGAAATGTTTTCTCACCATAAACTAGAGGGTAAATTTAGAGTTGAACTTGCTCCACACTATTCTCTATTAAGACACTATTCAAATGCTCAGTGTGGAAAACTACTCCATTGAGAAAGGTGCTTTGCAAAAGGGCACTCTAATGGTATAGCATCTACAGGAAGTGTTACCACATTTCACCAGTGTGCTGGCAGGTTGCTTCCTTACTTAGCGGTCCCTTGACTCTCACATAACACATCTTCTACTAGTAATGTCAGTAGCATTAACCTGTTATGTAACATTTGCACAACTAATGGTTGTACAAGAAAGGCACCTGACCCAGGTGCCCATTGAAAGTGTGCAAATCAAATCAACAGCCAAGTTCCCCACACCGTTTCTTGCAATTGCTCACACTACCACCATTGCCTATGCTAAACAGATCATGGTGTTGACCATAAGGAATGAGGAACCAGTCAGTCAAGAGCAGTGGGCATGCAGCAGTTCCCATTACTTGACATCAGCGTCTATTCCGTCCACAGGGCTTTCTGCCGTGGGGTTATCCAGCTGTGCCAAACAATAGCTCTCTGCCCCTTAGGCCTAGCAGTAACCTATTACAGTATTATTTCACTTTACCATCCTAGAAGGTTTCAGTATAGTCTAGCATAGCTCGCACCAAAGTAGAATACAATAAATACACATCTTTAGTTCACTAAGAACCAAAGATGCCAAGTTATGACTCATAGATCTTACCAGGTCCTGCAGTTCTCGTAGCTGTTTTCCTGTAAGCCCCCCAATTCCTAAGTCATCGTCATCTTCTTCAGGTTGGCTAGGGACATTTCCAGAAGAGGGGCCTTGTTTGATAAAAAACTCTTCATGTTGGTCTAGTAGCAATCCATGCAGCATCCAGGCAGAGAGCTGCTTATACATGACTCCATGACACACAGCCAGAATCCTGAGGTCATGTGAAACAGTCAGTCAGGGCTTTGCACACAATAATCAAAACCTCATTGTATGTTGTTCCAGAAAGTCCAGTTGGTCAGCCAAGGAGTATGGCAAGTACTAAATGCCTAAATGTGgtattttatatcttttttttttttttaacaagggTGGACAAAACTAGAAGGTGCAAAACTAAGCTAACATATCCTCTGAATATGTGGCTTCTCCATGGAAATCTGCTAGTATACCAGATGTATAAGTCTGCAGTGGTTGCTGTTTCTACTCAAAGGACATTTTAAGTGGTTTGACTTTCTCCACAAGGACATACAAATATCAGAACACTCACAGAGTCACATTTATAATTTTGAAGGATCAAAGATCAGAGATCAGTGATAtgcacaaaaaagaaaaacctgggTCTGAAGTTTTCTAAGCCCTTGGCCTTAATTCTCACCACAAGCCTGCTTTAGATAAATAATGGGGATGGTGACAGTTTTACTGTCCCCTGCATGCTATTCCTACTTTTATACCAAGGCTGTTTTGCATGTACTGTTTCAACAAGTAAGAAACACTTTGACACTAACTCCAGAAGAATGAAGTAATAGTTTTACTGGATCTACATACTTTTCAAGAGCACTGCGAACAGGAGGCAACCCCCCACAGCTATGTTTGTGGACTGTCTCCAATATCTGGCACCCATGAatctgcagaaagaaaaggttaGACTAGGTCTGTTGTTTGGATATGTATTGAcctttttaaacatttaaacaaTACACTTTCAGCTAACAAAAAAATGCCTTCACAAACTGAACAAGTCTTGCAGAAAGAAAGGTGTAACATGCTGCATGTAGTGATGAAAAAGGCCTTCCATGTGTGGCCTTACACTCAAGCTTCTCTCAATactttcccttaaaaaaatgTAAGCATCTCTGGATTCTTAAAACATTAGCCTCTGCCTTTTTTATTTCAGGCAACAGCCAGAAAAAACAgtctcagaagagaaaaaatatgtCCTATAAAATTCAAGACATCAAAGACTATGGGATAAGGGGAAAACTCAAATACAGTGCAAATGAATTTGTAAAATAGTCTCAATAGTTACAGTAGAACTAGTAACAGGGCATTCTTACTGGAACTACATTATTTTCTAGTATTAGAAGTCTGGGATGGGGGCAGAAATTACTTTGGCAGTTAAGGAGAAAATCTGTTAAGAGAAACTAGCTGAAATTTTACTGTACCTTCTGAGTTTTGATCTGTTCCACCATGACCATCACAGAGGGGAAGAGTAACTGAAACTGCAGAACAAGAAGTGAAGTATTGATTTAGGTAGTTATgtaaggaagagaaaaaaacctctaCTTGAGTAACTGTggacagcagctgaacacaaTAATTTAATAAAACTATTATCTATGTTTCCTCACAAATTAGAAACATGACATGCAACTCTCCAGGAAGTATGTCTTCCCTTCACTGGACCAAGATGCACAAAGATACTATATTTCAGCACTAGTTCAGGCTAAACACAGTCAGTGAGGAATGTGTGAGGGTCAAGGTGGAGGACCTTAGCTTTGTGTTGAAGTGCAGATGATCCTCTGAGCATGATTAAGGAACTACAGAGGTAGAGGCATTAGATAGAAATGGCATGACATGATGGAATAAGCCTCGTTTATCCCACCCACTTTCTTATTAGACTCAATGAGGGATAAGAGCAAGCCAAGAACACTACCTCTTTAATAACATGACATACCTGGTCCAAGGAGTAATTAACATGTGAGATGGAAAGATGTGGGTCAGCCAGAAACTATAAAGATAAAGCAATTAAAGAAGATTAATTATCACAACCACTGGATGGTGACATTACCCAAGGTATGACAGCTACTAGTCTAGCAGAGATTAATCAAAACCTCTAAAACTGAAAACAGAAGCCACAATAGTCTGAGACAGCTGATAAAGATGGAGCCCTTACTGAA includes:
- the LOC129126080 gene encoding gamma-tubulin complex component 4; the protein is MIHELLLALSGYPGAAFTWSKRGGLQVSQELPFLHPSETSVLNRLCRLGTDYIRFAEFVEQYTGHVQQQDHHPSQQNQSGLHGIYLRAFCTGLDSVLQPYRQALLDLEQEFLADPHLSISHVNYSLDQFQLLFPSVMVMVEQIKTQKIHGCQILETVHKHSCGGLPPVRSALEKILAVCHGVMYKQLSAWMLHGLLLDQHEEFFIKQGPSSGNVPSQPEEDDDDLGIGGLTGKQLRELQDLRLIEEENMLAPSLKQFSLRVEMLPSYIPVRVAEKILFVGESVQMFENQNVNLTRKGSILKNQEDTFAAELHRLKQQPLFSLVDFESVVDWIRSTVAEHLWKLMVEESDLLGQLKIIKDFYLLGRGELFQAFIDTAQHMLKTPPTAVTEHDVNIAFQLSAHKVLLDDDNLLPLLHLTIEYHGKEHKDTSQTREGPSRELSPREAPTSGWAALGLSYKVQWPLHILFTPAVLEKYNVVFKYLLSVRRVQAELQHCWALQMQRKHLKSNRTDAIKWRLRDHMAFLVDNLQYYLQVDVLESQFSQLLQQINATRDFESIRLAHDHFLSNLLAQSFILLKPVFHCLNEILDLCHSFCSLVSQNLGPLDERGAAQLSILVKGFSRQSSLLFKILSSVRNHQINSDLAQLLLRLDYNKYYTQAGGTLGSFGV